CCTGCACAACTTCTTGATTGTAACCCCTTTACAAACTGTTACTGCAAAGGATTAGGCAGGCAGGGCTGTACTGGATTAAATTATTGCAGATGTTTTCAAccggggtctccagatgttggactacagtttccatcatcctcagccacaatgcccATGGGGGCGTTGtggctgggtagggatgtgcagaatgtctCAACGCTGAacaagtgtttcaagcttgaaacagaacaccctttaaataaaaggcctgtctTGAGCTGTGAGCAGAGCAACCCTGTTTCAATCAAAATggtttgagcgccattttggaggcctgttttcccctcactaattggttttctggcactggcttctgattggcttgtgatcacCTTGCTTCTTAGTTACCATACAAATCAATTGTTATCGTGGGCAATTGtatccccattggctgggggggggggaaacgacACAAAAGCAggattcaaaatgtattcaaagggactgggaggcagagagagcccttatgcctctcttgaagaggaaggaaggtttgattttgtggttttcttttctcagcactgagtatgatatgctgtgctgttgctgctataatgatctggttttgctggatctgattgacaaaagcagaacttgggtACCTGCCTAGAGTTCtggttgttttgtttgtgagatagtgttgtggaaagaaatggacagtggcagctctctgtgtgtgtgtaagtaatatTTCTTGGGGACTACTATGATGAGCTCCaagtctggccttgagactaacttgtgcttcagtcactgctctggtctgaaatctgcattgcaagctgtacccagtcaaaatgtggctgaagttgctctagctgagcatatggctatgcttgcttctAAGTAAGGATACTGCTGTGGCAACatttgcaatgctaggaagtgaGGAGTCATAATTGTATATGAGAGCACATGTGCCAATGATTTTACTGCAGTGCTGGTAGTAGATTCTGGGTAAAtggttcttttttggccatttttggattgtgtttgaaatgtgtgttttgtgttgggagatacagattcccttttattgtgtgcttctaCAGTAtgtttcaaggcagggttgcaaattacaatgcaaaacttatgtgcatgcactctgagtgcagcttgttctggctatAGGAAACAATGCATTAACTCAAAACACCCGTTTGTTCCCCATTAATAGCTCCTGGAGgtgatttttaacctttccccaaaacctgcataggatcctatggcagtttggggggaaaggttaaagatcacccacttgcccatttcttttgtgggttgggtggtaggtagcatgcatcatgccctatcacctaacccactttggtgtccctaggagctacccatggggaacaatgaggtgtttagattttttcccccattgttccctatggccaaaacactcaaaacatttcacaattgttttgttgaaacagctggcttgcCCGCTGTTTCCAacgaaacattttggccatttgaatttcatttcaagctcgaaacaggatGCAaattctgttttgtgcacatctctatggctggagatgatgggaggtaTAGTCCAACTTCAGCTAGGGGCTGCTTAAGAACCCCTGAATTCATGCAATGACACAAATGCTTTGAAAGTTCTGTAGAGGTGAGATGTCCTCAGTGATTGTCATGGCCCCACATTTCAGCAACAACCAggttggataagccgctgccagtactGGCAATACTCAgtgagatagacctatggtctgacttggtatatggcagcttcctatgttgctatgactcCAATGCTGAGGGGGATGAGCAAGGCCTATTGCTTTCACAGCAGCTGCCAAAGTACAGGATGCAGCAGTAATGCACCAGGCAGCAAGGAGTCCAGTGAACCTGAACCCCCAGAGATAAGGCTGCCCCTAAGCCATAACTGAATGTACTTTTATCCTTCAGTGCCTGCTTGTCAATGTAGGGAACACATCAGGTGAGAGGTGGCCAagagacaatggagcaagggCTGTCCCTTTTTAAGGATTGTTACCATACATGCCCGCAACCAAATCTGCAAGTGTGCATGACAGActgcatgtatagtcattcacctAAGACCCCATACATGTGTACAGAGACCTGAACAGGAAACAGGTGGTTTAGACCTCCCTCAGTCTTAACATTTCATTAATATCAATTAAGGGTGCAGCTCCAGCTGTGACCCTGTGTACTTGCCACAAAGGGACACATTTGAAATAGAGAAGTCTGCACAAAAGGGAGCTTCCAGTGCACACGGAAGCATCACTGGGCTTTTGATTAAGCAGCATGCCTGTacacctttggccctcctgcaaaggTTGGACCACAACACCCATCATACCaatcagccacagtggctagagataattggagttgtagtccaaaaacagttggagtgCTGAAGTTGTATAGCCCTGCCATAGGCCATTATAAGCCTAAATCGTGTAGGAGGACCAGCACCACCCCAGGCTGTCAAGTGCACCAGCTGGTTCCAGTTTCCTAACTGTACACAGCAAGTCCTATACAATATTTTGTTTTATAGTATTAAATTTTGAAATGTAATGCTGAGCAAGAGAGGTACCTTttcaaagttgtgattctctttatttagcagcgggagagctattggccctatccatcccctgcacggcatccctccagtggctgttgcctatcTTATGCTTattatttttaagattgtgagccctttgaggacaaggaaccattttatttatagcTTGTAAACCGTTTGGGGAACTTTTGGGAACTTTACCccattgaaaagcagtgtatacatTCTTTGTAAGAAGACATACAGTGTAAAAGATATATGTCCAATGGAAACCCTTTACAGGCCACAGTGAAGAGAAACAAGTAGATCTTCATGCATCTTAACATAAGTTTCTTACCTAGGACCCTATCCCAtctggaacatagggagctgccatctactgagtcagaccataggtccatctagctctgcagcttctccaaggctgcaggcaggagtctctctcagccctctcttggagatgctgccagggagggaacttggaaccttctgctcttcccagagtgactccatcccctgtggggaagatcttgcagtgctcacacttctagtctcccattcaaatacaaccagggtggaccctgcttagctaaggggacaagtcatgcttgtcaagacctgctctcctctcctgtgaatttggtttgtatcctaTCAGCACATGAGTTGCAATATGGTGTTACCTCTTCAACCAACATGGCAGATGGGCAAGAAAACCATCCCTGTTAGGGTCCCCTCCCATGTCCTATGAATTTGATTTGTATCTAATTGTAAACAAAAAGTTATTACAGTGATACACAGCAATAGTGATTTCATGAAAGCCATCTTCCCTTCACACAGGCTAAAAGGTTTATTACTGAAGACTGCATGGTGGCCATGCTAGGGGGGCTGAGAGTCACACAACATCTGTCATGGCATATGTTCTGTTCTGCCCATCAGaatgtgcagcagcactgcaacaAATAATGTCTACACACAAAATAGCAAGACTGAAATTCAATAAACAAAATTACTTGTTTCAAATTGTATTAAGGTCTACCTGTGTCAGTTCAGTGCTAATGTTGTGAACGGGCAGgctataaaaataaaagaacaatGCCATCAATCTATAATATACAAGCAGCTGTGTAATGCTTGACAAGTTGCTAGTGGTGTTCCCATGGTACCAGGCAGTGTGATTGTGCCTATAACATACAAGGTGATTTACTCAAGGTCAAGCAGTCTCTGTTATTGCCATAGCACCTCTGCCAGAGCTTTGGTGTCGCTCTCTCTCACTAGGgctgggctgcacaattttggccctcccaCTGTTTGTCAGTGGGGAATAttgaggaatgatgggagttgtagtccagcaaggggagggccaacattgtgcagccctgccctagagcatGAACTGTTGCTAAAATACCAGCCTTTGCCTCAATGTGGTTGCCATAGTGTTAAGGGCATTACTACTGTGCCATGACAGTCATCTTAGAATTGTCAATAACTGGCATCTTTTTTGTTGCCATGGCACTATTTTAGTTGCTATAGCACCACAGCATCCTGTCTATTTTGCCTTAGGAATGTAGAAACTGCCATGACAATGAATGCATATACAAGATCCCTTAACATGGATCCATCCTCAACAACTGCTGACCAGTACTAGCAATCTGGATGGTTAAAGAGTATTTTTACATATGTTCCCAATTGGAGTAAAAATGTGCTCACATTTTTTCTTGAGCTACTTTTATGTCACTGGATTAAATAGCCAGTAGCACCACCGACTGTAGGTGAAACGTTCTCTGTAATATTCCCTGCCGTTCTGTTCGCCAGCATGCATTTATTCTTTGTAAAGGAAGTCAGCCTGATGCTCTGGCTGTCTTGCAAACAGTTCTATGGTTCTATGATTGAAGTCTGGAATGTCTTTAATCATCTCCTTCTCAATTGAGAGCATTGCCAAGGCATCAAGCCTTTCCTCCGACACAGTGTTTTGTAGAAAAGTCTTTATTTTCTGCAGAGCCGAGGAGGTCTGCTCTGCTTTTGCTGTCATTGGAGTGGTGACTAGGATTCTCAGCAGTGTCACGGTTTGCTGCAGAGCTTTCTCCAGATTATTCCCCAAAAGCACACGCAGAAGTGTGGAAGCATCCTTGCAACGGTAGAAATCTCGCCTAGCATACAAAATGGAAAGCTCAGTCTTAAGTCTCTCCTCCTCCAACACTGTGTAGGTTTCCACAGCCTCATCAAGTGCTTGTTGTGGAAATGTCTGGTTGTGTGCTGGAAACAAGCTTGCCTGCACCAGTGTTGCACTTGCTAGATGACCTGTGAATGCAAAACGTTCTTGTGCATGTGCAATGATGAGGTCACAGGCTTCTGATGCAACTTGATCCAGGGCCTCCTTCGTTTGGCCACTAGGCAGCTCAGAGTGTGGAGGTAGCTCAGCAAACAAGCCTCTAATGGAGTCTCTGACAGAACTGATGGCACTCACAAAGTCCAAGATAGCTTTCCTCACAGCTACAGAATCAAAggctgctgcctggagctgaCTGCCAAGGATATCCACATGAGGCGTTATTCTATGAAACAGGGACAAGTAGTACAGGAATTCACCATCTTCCAGCAGTTGAAGCAACAGACGCGCCTGAAAGACTGCACTGCGGTCAAATGGCCAAGCTCTTATTTCCTCCAAACATTCAATAAGTTCCAGTCTCCTCTTGAACACCACACTTGCTGTTTGAACGTTGAAGTTAAAGCGTGTACAAGATGATCCGGGGAGTCTTCTCTTCACAACTTCCTCCAGAATCTCATTCCTTTTGGCACTACCATTAAAGAATTCCGGGAACCCTAAAAGTAATAAGAATAACTTTATTGGCTGCCTCATAGCAATTGTTCTCTAGAAAGCTCATAAAGTAAATCAATAATACAGCAATAAAAGAACACATACCTGAAAGCCCTGCAAAGAAAACCATCACTTCTTTGATTTGGGATGCTGCTTGTTGCATTACCAAGTGCAGTTGATGGGCATAGCTGTGAATGCAGTGGGCATTAGGAAAGACATCACGGATCCTCTTCTGCACTCCTCCATTCTCCCCTCGCATCACACTTGCCCCATCATAGCTCTGAGCAATGAGTTTCTGCCTGTCAGTCTCCTCTGGCAACACCTCATTCAATTGCTGGAGTAAGACTGCAGTGATGGTCTCAGTTCGATAGTCTTCCAGCTTTGTGAATCCATAGAATCGTTCCACTGGGGAGCCATATTTATCGATGTAGTGGAAAGTAAGTACATTTTGGCAATCACTGGACACATCACGTGTATCATCCACTTGAATTGCCACAAAAGGTGTTATTTTCAACTGCTGTTTAATATGGTCCTTTGCCACCATCAACATGCAGTCAAGCAGTTCATTCTGAATTGTCTTTAGTGGTCTGCCAAACATTATGGCACTTGGCAGGTGACACTGCATGACTGAATCAATGGATGCCACAAAATCAACCAGGCCTTTGAGAACTCCTAGATTTTCTGAATCCTCAGTCTCATAATTACCGCAAAGTGCTAATTCAAAAGCACCACAGAACCGTATACAGTCAATAATTTTAGAAAGGATGGCTCTGTTGTTCTCAACTTCTCCATTGTGCTTTCTTACAGACAGACTGAGGGGGTCATCCACTTGCACTGCCATGGTTGCTGGATCCAACATTGACAGCTTCACACAATTCTCCAAGTGAGTCTTGGATACCTCATGTTTCTTGGTCTTGTCTGCAAGATCTGTTAAGTCTCCCATTCCTGTCTCAGTCCATGCCTTGTCACCCCCAAACAGCAAACAGGGGAAACAGAACAATGCATTTTGGGTAGCACTTCCACATAGCCATTCCTTTCTGGCATACCAGTCAGTGGAGAACTTCCTTGTGCACACTTCCCCTCCATCACTGATAGACTCCTGGAGCATCAGAGATGGCTGATCTGGCCCCATCTCTTTGACCTGTAGCTTGCCTTTCAAAGGAAGCCCGGCAAAAGAGGTTTTTCGAAGTTCTTCTACAGTGTTCATCTTCAACACCCTGGCTCCTTATGGAAAGACTAATgcagaaataaatacaatatatttAAGGGAACTGTCGGGAGTGAGGAGAGGAAAGATCCATCTTCCTGTGCCAATCTACTTCAGACTCATTCAGTGTCCCTCAGCAACAATGGACTAAGCAGGACCATATGCAAAGCTTTCTTTCTGACCCTAAGAAAAGAGAGCCATAGATAAAAGGCTATTTCAAATGACTTTGTCTTTTTCACACCAACCAAATAGTGTAGGATCAGTTGGGGCCAAAGATCAGCATCTATGCAGAGGCTAAATCCATGCAGATCAATCTCACCCCTCCGCACAGTTTGCCAGATTCACGGGCTGCCTGGGCTACTTTCTGATGAGCTCAACAGCTGCGGCTCTCTCAGCCCCCTAGATGCTCCCCTCTGAGCCAGGCTCGACTGTAATTGATCACAAAAAGCAGGCCTCTTTATGGTCTGCTTGGACAGTTCATTTCACTGAAAATTTTCCCTTCTCAAACCAAAAagcatttctccttctctctttagCTGTCTGCCCCCACGGCTGCCAGACCCAGGAAGAAAGCTCCCTGCATCCTTCTTCCAGCTTCATGGTTTGGAGAGAAACAGATGGGAGATGGAACTAAAGCCAACCTTATGATGAGAATAAATGCTCGCTTCCAATTGGTTGGGCTTCTTCTGTCTGCTTCTTTGATTTGTTGGAAGCTGTGCAAGCTGACAGCCCtagaagaacaaaaagaaacattCTGATTGGCTCTAGGGCACGGAATATGGTAATTCGACAAGGACTAAATAAGTACAACAGTTTACAGCAGCGGTGagcaatcttggccctccagctgttgttgaattacaacttgcatcacccccagcctcagatgGTGTCTTTGGTGGCAGAATAGTGGTACAAAGCCATCACTGAGGAGCCTCTCCAAGTGCCAAAAGTCCAAGAATTAGTGGGGATTGGGGGAGGCTCCTTCTAGCTGATTTTGCATATACATCCAAAAAACAAAATACAGGAGACCTTTTTCGCTTCCTTGTGTGGCATTCGGCATCAAGGGTCCCCTGAGCTGGGCACCTGCAGGCATGCTGCCAGGGGAAGGGATGGAGGCAGTATCTGCCTGGAGTGCAGGAATCTCCACCTGGCTGGCAGGAGTGAACAAGAGGGTCTCTATTGCCTCTTCAGGGAGCCTCTTGCATTGCCCTTCAAAAAGCAAGATGAGGAATATTGAAAGTGTAGTAG
Above is a window of Hemicordylus capensis ecotype Gifberg chromosome 2, rHemCap1.1.pri, whole genome shotgun sequence DNA encoding:
- the LOC128347007 gene encoding uncharacterized protein LOC128347007, which codes for MNTVEELRKTSFAGLPLKGKLQVKEMGPDQPSLMLQESISDGGEVCTRKFSTDWYARKEWLCGSATQNALFCFPCLLFGGDKAWTETGMGDLTDLADKTKKHEVSKTHLENCVKLSMLDPATMAVQVDDPLSLSVRKHNGEVENNRAILSKIIDCIRFCGAFELALCGNYETEDSENLGVLKGLVDFVASIDSVMQCHLPSAIMFGRPLKTIQNELLDCMLMVAKDHIKQQLKITPFVAIQVDDTRDVSSDCQNVLTFHYIDKYGSPVERFYGFTKLEDYRTETITAVLLQQLNEVLPEETDRQKLIAQSYDGASVMRGENGGVQKRIRDVFPNAHCIHSYAHQLHLVMQQAASQIKEVMVFFAGLSGFPEFFNGSAKRNEILEEVVKRRLPGSSCTRFNFNVQTASVVFKRRLELIECLEEIRAWPFDRSAVFQARLLLQLLEDGEFLYYLSLFHRITPHVDILGSQLQAAAFDSVAVRKAILDFVSAISSVRDSIRGLFAELPPHSELPSGQTKEALDQVASEACDLIIAHAQERFAFTGHLASATLVQASLFPAHNQTFPQQALDEAVETYTVLEEERLKTELSILYARRDFYRCKDASTLLRVLLGNNLEKALQQTVTLLRILVTTPMTAKAEQTSSALQKIKTFLQNTVSEERLDALAMLSIEKEMIKDIPDFNHRTIELFARQPEHQADFLYKE